The bacterium genome contains the following window.
TGTAATCCTGCTTCGAGAATCGCCAACTCCGCTTTCGCAGCGGCAGTTTCGAAATATGCCATACGGATCATTTGCGACATCGTGTTGATGTCTGCTGTCAGCTCCTGTTCGCGGGTGCGGGTTTTCTCATTACCGATGGCAGTTTTTCGCTTTGTTTGTCCGGGCAGCAGAATCTTTTGCATGATGCTCGCTTGCAACATCGTCATCGGGTCTTCATCCACCGCCAGCGTCTTACTGGGAACATTCATTAGCCCGACGCGAAACATCGGATTCATCCATCCCCGACTCATTTTTGCACGATATTGCTCTGCCTCGATCATCGCACTCATCGCGCGAAATTCTGGATGATTCGTTTTGGCATACTCGATGTATTCGTGCAGTCGTTGATTCGGTTCGACCGCGATTGCGTTGCTGACAATTGAAGGCAAGACGAGCAAGATTAGACAGAATAAATAGAGAAATCTCATAGTTCACCCCAAAGTGAGAATCGACCGAACAAATCGGTCACGAGTTAAATGAGGAGTGACAAGAATATCAGGAAAGTAACGGCAGAGTACGCCCATAAAGCGCACTGGAGGCCGTTTTACCAAAAGCAATTGGAGAGTAGGGAGCGCTTATCGGTAAGTATAAAGAGTTATCGAATACATCGGCAATCGGTAAGGTCAAAGTATAATCGTTTACATCGGGCAACGGCAACGAATTATCGGTTGTGAGATGTCCGATGTTCAACCGCTCGCTGGTATGTTGACATGTTTTTGTAAACGGTGAAGAATTTGAACCAGAATGTGTAGCATCATCATTTGTATTGGTGATTTCATTGGCACAACATGATGGTAATGGTTCCGGTTCTGGCTCGCAATTGGCGCAAGGAACTGTGACAGCTTGTTCCAGAAATTCATCGGTGTGACTGTGAGAGCATAAGCACGGAGCGATAACTCCCGTCGCGATCCATATTGCGACGACGATAACATGCAGTAGACTAAAAAGCGATGTTCGAAACTGGCTCACGAATGCTCACACTATTTCACGGTGATACGAGTTCAATGGAATGAAATTGTTTATGGTTTCTTTGACCGGAAGAACAGGATTGAACAATACACCATCATTCCGAGGAGAATCCCCCAACTGATGATCATAAAGAGTAGCCCCAAGGGAGTCATGATTCGTTTCCCTTCCCTGATGTAGGTTTGGAGGTCGCATAATCTCTACCGGCATAATAAATCGCAAGGATTAGGATTGCAATAAGCAACAATAACCATATTCTTGTCCAAATAGTCGTATGCCAAACCTTCGGATCGGCAATGGCACTCATCGTGATGATGGGTACGTTTTTCCACACCCATAACGAGAGCATCACCAATAAATACAATGGCTTGATGTATTTTATCACCGAGACAAATAAACGAGGTATCTTGATGTGACTACTACGATTGAGTTCTTCCCATCCTTCCTTGGCACCGAAAATCCAACTAAAAATCCAAACCATTACCAGTGCACTGACGACCGGAAGAAAAGTTCCTCCCCAGAAATTGAACTCATCAATAGTACCCAAGGCGATGGTTTGTATTAGAACAAAACCTACGAGTAATGTTAGCGCACCAATAATGATTGTCGCACGAACCCTTGAAATGTGCAGCTCATCCTGCATAAATGTAAGAATCGGTTGAATCAACGACACCGAAGAGGTAATGCCTGCCAGCGTTAACAAAAAGAACCACATAAACCCAAAAACTGAACCGAGCGGAAGTTGATTGAAAATGAGCGGCATCGTAACAAAGCCAAGATTAAAGGAACCGCTTTGCGCCACTTCTTTCGCACCGACCGCTCCCAAAAAAATAAATGTCGCTGGGATGATAATGGTTCCCGCTAAAATCACTTCGGCAAACTCATTCGTCGTTGCAGAAGAGAGAGCTGAGTGGGCGACATCGTCATCTTTCTTCAAGTAACTGGAATACGCGAGGATCGCACCCATTCCCACCGAGAGTGTAGAGAAGATTTGACCAGCCGCCGCCATCCAAACATCGACATTGAGCAATGCACTAAAGTCTGGATTCCACATGAAACCTAATCCATTGGCGACATTCTGATCCGGTAACGATGGATTCGGAGTACCCAGCGTCAATACTCGAACAAAGAGAAAACCTGCCAGCAAAAAGAGCAACGGCATACAGATTTTGTTGAGTCGTTCTATGCCTGAAACGATCCCACGTGAGACAATCCAGTAATTCACACCAAACGTTACAAAAAAGAAAATGTACAACCATGGTAAATCGGGAAGTTGCTTCGCAGGAGCTAATCCTTGGAATTCGGTCAGCAAGTCTTTCATATCAGCGGGATTGGTAATCGGACTGTAGTATCCCAGCAGGCTAAATGCAGAATAAGCTAAACACCAGGACTCGATAACGAGATAGAAAAAGTTTATAACCAATGGGACAAAGAGACCAAAAATGCCGAGATACTTTGCCCACCACTTTCGTGCGACAACATCGAATACCCCTGGCGCTGATCCGCGCCCATATTGACCGCCATACCTACCAAGCGTCCATTCGGCGAAGGCAATCGGAATGCCAAGAAAGAGGAAGGCAATAAAGTAGGGAATCATGAACGCGCCGCCGCCGTTCTGAACGACTTCCGAAGGGAAGCGGAGGAAATTGCCTAATCCGACAGCGCTGCCAGCAACTGCCAGAACGATTCCGATTTTACTGCCCCAGTTTTCACGTGGTTTGCTCATGTTTCGATTAACCGTAGTTGATTGAATTCAAAAGGAACGGTAGGATAGTACAACGGGAAGACAATTCATGCAAGAAATAAATCGCAACACATAAAAAAAAACAGACTTTCGTCTGCTTCTCAAATCTACCTAATACGATTACGCTTTAGCGGGTGTTTCTAAAAACATTGTTTCCGAAACTACTTGTTCGGTAAGTTGAAGTTTCCCTTGGATTGCGGCTCGGAGACTAACAGCACTGACTTCTAATTGATCGAGATCAGGTTCTTTGGTTGTGATGCGTTGCAGCCATAAGCCCGGTTGAATCAACATCGTAACGGCGCGAACATTCTTTTTACGATCACTCCATTTCAACACTTCGTAGCCTATCCCGGCAACAACCGGAATAAACGGAAGATGCATCAGTACCCGAACAATCGCGCTGGGATATACAAAACCGAAAAGCAACAACGTAGCATCCAACATGGTAAAGAAAATCATCGTGACCAGTCCCAGCACCAATAGAAAACTCGTGCCACACCGGGGATGAAAGCGGGTATGTGTTTTCATTATTACTGGTTGCACTGGATCACCCGCTTCGTAAGTCGCAATCCCCTTATGCTCTGCGCCATGATACTCGAAGACGCGGCGGATTTCCTTCGAGAGTGAAATCGCCCACATGTACGTTACAAGCAGAGTCATCTGCATTCCATTCGACACCAAGTGATAAAGAAACTGATTGCCATCGGCGCCAATTGTCCATTTCGCTACCGAGTACGGCAACCAAAGGAAGAGCGCCATCCCCGCTATCAGTCCGATTGGAAGCGATAACTTGGCCAAAATTTTCTCACCGAGCGAAGGTGGTTTATCGTCCATCGTTTCGCCGTAAGTTGCAATCTTTGCCGACCAATCCAGCGTTCCGATGCCAAGCTTAAGAGTCTCGAACAACATCCCGGCGCCACGTGCGATAGGTTTCTTAAAAAGTGGGTTTTTATGCGAAATCGGTGGGAAATCCTGCAACCGGCATACAATGCGACCATCGGCAGCCCGGACGGCGGTTGCAACATGATTGCTCCCGCGCATCATCACCCCTTCGATTACCGCTTGACCGCCAACAGCATTCGATTTGCGCACACCTAACCCGTCGCCTTGATCGGGAGCTACAGGGCACGACATTCCCGCTGATGTCCACTCCACTTCGTCTATGGGTGGATCCGTTACTTTATCGCTGGTTTCCTGAGCTGTGTTCTCGGAGACTTCTTCGATGGCGCGAAATAGTGCGATAAACGGCAAAAAGCACGCATGCCGAAGCAAACGTGCCAATACTGCTATTCTTTGAAAAATGCGAATGTTACTGACCGACTTTCCCATACTTCTTCATGAACTTATCGACACGGCCAGCCGTATCGACCAATTTGTTTTGTCCAGTGAAGAAAGGATGGCATGCGCTGCAAATATCAACCTTTAACTCACCATGGGTGTTGGTGCTCCGGGTCATAAACTCGTTGCCGCAGGCGCAGTGTACTTTCGACATCTGATAATTCGGATGTATTGTCGTTTTCATTTGATATCCCATATTTCCGCTGAGCGTTTGGTTGCTCGCTCAATCGCTCACATTACATGAACGTTCCGTTTCACAGGCTGAAATCGCCAGAACAATAAATCATGCTATCACTATAGTGACAGGCACTGGAGATAATAATAATACGTTAGTTTAGCCTGTGATACAAGTTACCGGGCTGAATCAGCCTTTTGCTTTGCTTCTAATAGCACTTTCGGAGTGATTTGAAGCGTGTCTCCAGTCGTTGGGCTACGTTCGGGAACAACGGTGGCACCGGTTTGTAGCAGTTGCTTCATCCGCATACTGGTCAATGTCTTAACCATTAAATAACCGACGATGATCACCGAAAGCGACACAAGAATCAGAATCCAGGGTCGCATAGAACTTTTGTTCGATTTCTTACCGGTATGGGTTAGCCGTTGCGAAGCCCGGGCGCGGGTTGCATACCATTCCTCAAACTCTGCTTTATCGTCGGGTTTCGGCGGTTGAGATTCCATTGGCATTATTCTTCCCCTTCGGCTTCATCTTTGGGAAAAGGCTCGTCACTTTGCCACCGTTCGTCATGAATCTGGTGGTCGAGGGCATCATGTAAAGCTTGTTCAATCGGGATGTTTGTCCAGCAGATCGCTTGAATTGCCGGCCAGAACCGATTCATCATACCAAATCCCATAAAGACGAATGGACTCCAAAACTCCGTGGGGAATGGCAGATGTTTGTGAGGAAATCCCGCTCGAAAACGAATCTCTCCATCCTCCCGATCCATCTCAAAATTGCCGAATGCCAAATCAAAATTGATTCGATTTAGCATTTCAATTACTCGCATCCTCCGCGACTTCGGGGTGCGAAAGGGGGTTACCGTTACCGCGATAAAGTTGTTCTCTCCGAGGAGAAAAAGTGTGCTATATTGCGCATTGTCGAGTTCCATCGCAACGCGAATTCCACGGTTAGCCTCAATGGTCTCATACTCCAAACCAGAACCGTCGAGGAACTGCTGCAGAGCTTCGAACAATGGGGAGGAGGTATTGGTTTGGTGTTTATTGTCCACGATACAAAATACGATGAAATCTGCCGGAGAAAAGAGAAGGGTGCTTTTGGCACCCTTCCTGCGATATTGAAACCTTTTAGTATCGTAATGAATAGTTTACGATTTGCCCATTGAGGAAAGGAAGTCGGAGTTGGTCTTTGCGCCACGCATCCGGTCGACAAGGAATCGCATAGCATCGGCTGGTGATAAATCGCCGAGCATGTTCCGCAGAATCCAGATCCGGTTCAGCTCCGTTTCGCTTAGTAAGAGCTCTTCGTGACGGGTACCTGACTTGTTCAAGTCGATGGCGGGGAAAATACGCAACTCTGCCATCCGGCGGTCGAGCACGATTTCGTTGTTACCCGTTCCTTTGAACTCTTCAAAAATTACTTCATCCATCCGGCTACCGGTGTCGATTAATGCGGTTGCAATAATCGTCAGCGAACCACCCTCTTCGATATTACGGGCAGCGCCGAAGAATTTCTTCGGTTCGTATAAAGCAGTAGCGTCCATACCACCAGACAATACACGTCCGGAGTGGGGAGCGACGGCGTTGTGCGCGCGTGCGAGTCGGGTAATCGAGTCGAGTAAAATCACTACGTCATGACCATACTCCACCAACCGTTTCGCCTTCTCAATCACCATGTTCGCGATTTGAATATGGCGCTCCGGCTTTTCGTCGAAGGTCGAGGAAATCACTTCACCACGAACAGTACGTTGCATATCGGTGACTTCTTCCGGACGTTCGTCGATGAGCAAAACGATCAGCAATACTTCCGGATGATTACGCGCGATTGAACTCGCAATCTTTTGCAGAATAATCGTTTTACCGGCACGAGGCGGTGATACGATCAGCGAACGTTGCCCTTTTCCTACCGGAGTAAACAAGTCGATTGAACGGCTGGTAATATCGCAACCCTCGAACTCTTGCTTTAAACGTTCGTTCGGATACACCGGAGTTAGATTGTCGAAGAGAATCTTGTTACGGGTCTCTTCCGGCGCTTCAAAATTGATCGCTTCTACCTTGAGCAAGGCGAAGAAGCGTTCGCTCTCTTTCGGAGGACGTATTTGACCGCTAACGATATGACCTTTGCGCAATCCGAATCGCTTGATTTGCGAGGGACTGACGTAGATATCGTCGGGACCGGGAAGGTAATTGGATGTAGGGCTGCGAAGGAATCCATAACCTTCCGGCAGAATTTCCAATACACCGTTCGCGAAAATCAAACCGTCTTTTTCCGTTTGCCGTTCAAGGATTTTAAAAATCAAATCCTGACGCGGCATACCGGAGTAGTCGTCGATCTTAAGACTTTTCGCGATGTCGTTCAACTCAGAAATCTTGAGCGATTTTAGTTCGGCGAGTTCCATGGGGTACTCTATACGAGGAAATAATGAAAGTAGAAAACGCCCGCCTCGAACGGACGACTTCATACAAAGATTGGCTGGGTTAACCTAAAACGACCATGAAGGTGAGTTCTCAGGACAGAAGCTTTTCGCTTTGGAATGTCGAATCAAAGTACAGCATCCTTCCCGAATAGTCAAGCGGTAACAATACAAAATCAAATTTCCTTTTGCAACTCTTTTCCCTCAGTTAAAAACTAATGTTAAAATCGTCAAAACAATTTACCTGTCTGAACGAAAGCTTCTGCTCAAGACTTGTTCCTATTTGTTACCCGAAATCACATCGAGCAAGGCTCCGAGCAAGTAATGAGATCCCGTGATAACCAGAGTATCTTGATCATAACACGCGTTATATGCTGAACTTAACGCGTCCTTTGGATTTGAATGTGCCGTTGCTTCCAATCCGTGTTTGGTGCAAAAATGCGCAATCTCGGTTCCGGATCGACCACGGCTACCCTCCAATGTCGTTGCATAAACGATTGGATTTAGTTGAGCTAGCTCACTTAAGTACCCGTCAATATCCTTTTCCGCGAGCAGGCTAAGTACAATTCGGTATCGACTCGGAGGGGCGAGTGGATACTTCTCAAGTAGTGTTTTGACCAGTGCCTTCGCTCCGGCGGGGTTATGGGCGGCATCCGATATCGTCAAGGGACTCGTACCATGCACTTGCATTCGGGAATCCCATGCAATGCTCTTCAGACCATCTACAATCGCTTCATCTTCGATTTTATAGCCGGCTTCTCGCAACCCCAGCAGGATGCAAAACACACCAGCAAGATTCTCCAACTGATGTTTGCCGAGCAGTGGTAAGTACAAAGGCGGCAAGTTTTGTAGCTCACTAATCGCCTCATCACTGATTGGATGAACCGTTACAAATTGCCCTGAGTGCACCGAAGAACCTGGTGCTATCACTTTTCGCTCGGTGACTTTTACTGTCTCACTCGCCAATCGTAACGATTTTGCCTTCCGCTCCTGCCAACGGGTCTTGAGGTATTTTTCCACCGGAGCTGTTTGCTTGGATGCCGTTGCAAAGCTCGTAGGTTTCCAAATGCCGGATTTATCTCTCGCGATTTCAATTCTTGTATTGCCAAGGATCTCGGTGTGGTCTAAATCGATGCGGGTAAGGTGTGCGACGACTGGATGCAGTACGTTCGTACAATCCCACGTTCCTCCGAGTCCGGTCTCAATTACGTTAAAATCGCATCGTAACTCCCGGAAAACTTGAAACGCCAAAGCTGTTGTAACTTCGAAAAAAGTTGCTTGTAACGAATCGGCGAGTGGACGGATCGAAACGAGTAGCGTTGCTACCAGATCCTCAGAAACAAGCACTCCATCGATCCGAATACGTTCGCGCCAATCGACCAAATGTGGAGAGGTATACAACCCAGTACGTAATCCGGGTACTTGTAGAATCGAAGAGACTATCGCGCAGGTCGAACCTTTGCCGTTAGTACCAGCAACATGTACAGCAGGAATCTGATCTTGGGGATTGCCAAAGAAGGCTAACAGTTTACGGGTTGTGTCGAGTGTGCGTGTCATCCCAAACCGATGGCGCTGAAACAACCAATTGAGGTTCTCTTGATAATCACTCATTGTACAAGCCTGACGGTAAAAAAGATTTGCTTAGCCGCTGCTTCCAACATCTCAATCGTAACAGTAACAATGTGTGGAAGCGGTTCACCCAAAAAGCGCTCGGCAATCTCCACGGTGTTTCCGCCAGTGTCGGTGAATGCAATAGTGAATTGAGGCTCGTTATCTTGACATAATGCATCCACTCGCAACTGTCGAACCGCTAACTCGGTTGCTACCACAGCTGCCGTTGCTTCTGCTGAATCGATGATTGTAATATCAGGTAACATCTCCGCTAATATCGGTTTTAATAATGGATAATGTGTGCACCCCAAGAGCAGTGTATCGCAATGCTTTGTGCGAATCATTGTGAGATAGTTTTCGATAGCTAAACGCACGATGGGCGACGTCAACTCCCCTTCTTCCACCAACGGTACGAGCAACGGCGCTGCTTGCGACACCACATCCATACTCGGTTGTATGCGTTGAATTGCTGTCTCGTAGGCTTTGCTAATAATCGTTCCACGAGTGGCAAGAACACCGATTCGCGTTTTAGCCAACGATACGGCTGCCGCTGCGCCCGGTTGAACAACGCCAAAAATGGGTACTGGAAGCGCTTCTCGAAGCTTGGGTAGTGCGAAGGCACTGGCAGTGTTGCAAGCGACTACAATCGCTTTAACTGGTTGTAGCGCTAACCATGCGCCGATTTGTAATGCGAACCCCTCGACAGTTGTAGCTGATTTCGAGCCGTAGGGAACTCGCGCAGTATCGCCGAGATAGATGTAACTCTCGTCGGGCAGCTTTCGCCGCAGTGCCGCCAACACCGTGAGTCCGCCTACTCCACTGTCGAAGACACCAATTGGTAAGGATGTGCAATTTTTATAATACACTCGAACATCTCACAGTTGCACATAATTCTCGCGAGGAATGTAACGTAGGTTCATTTATAGCACAACCAAAGCGAAATGGTTTTTCGATTTCATTGAACACGTTGAGAGACTGCTCCGCAAAATCTTGATCGGATTTGCGTTGGGTGCAATCAGAAAACAATACGGGGCGTATCGCTACGCCCCATATATATCTACGAGAGATTGTAGTTACTGATAAAACTGATTGCGACGAAAAGACTACTTGGCTTTCCCGTGAGCAACTTTCGCCCAAGCTTCGTCCAACTTAAACTCTTTGTAAGTCGGGCTCTTTTCGTTATGGCATTTGACACAACCTTCTTTCGGCTTCTCTACCATACCGGCGGCTACCGATGCGGCATGATCTTTCATCACTTTCATTGGGCTGTAGTCGGATCCAGCGCCATGGCAGCTTTCACAACTCACCCCTTCATCTTTGAGAGTCATGTTCGTCACGTGGCAGCTCAAGCATTCCTTATCATCTTGCGCTGAACCGGTACGATTTAGCTTCTTCATGACTTCTGCTGATTTCTCATTGGCTAAAAGCGAATATGCTTTTGCATGACCGGTTTCCATCCACGATTCGTAGATTTTACCTTTGGCTTCGCCTTTATGGCACATCGCACATTTTTTTAGTCCAATCATCGTCGGAGCGGCTTTTGCCGCTTCTTCGGCAAAAGAAACAGTGGTTACGAATAAAAACATGGCAGCAAATGCGGCTGCGTAAACGGACTTTCTCATGGTTTCCCCTTTAACTGTTGTTAATCCAACGTCTCAAAATAGTACGTTGTTCGAATAAAATGAAATAGAACAAATCCTATCGAAGTATGGGAACTTATTGGTTCCAAATATGACCGTCTCCACCGTGACAAATGATGCAAGTATGGGAGTTAGGAAAATACCCAACTGCCTCGACTACTTCAGCGCGATTATCGCCATCGATGTGTCCCGGACTGTCCCATCGCGTAGGTACAACATGGCAACCGGAACAAGGAATCGGACCCTGGGGTGGATTTATCTGCGTTAAATGTAGTTGGTGACGTCCAACCCCACGTGAAGTAACGTCCAAACTACCGGATAAATCGCGCGGTGGTGCCCAATTCGCTTCGATCGAAGGGTTGCCGCTCATAGTACCATGACAGAAATTACAGTTCATTACGGTAACATTGCCAGCACCATCGTTATGACACTTTCCACAACTCATCGCGGCATTTCCATTACCGTCTAACCGTTCGCCATGGCATGCAAAACACTTGTCATATGGATAATTATTCGTACGTAAATAATTGTCGTGTGCACTTACGGCGGGATCGACGAACGGATGTGGATTCGTGTCGGCTGTCGTGTAGCTCGAGTCGACTTCTACACCGCAGCCTGTTGCAATGATCAAACAGAGACAGGCGAATCCGGTAACCACAAAAATCTTCTTCATCGTCGTCTCCTCTACTTATGACACCGGACACATGCCGGTTCGGTCTTACCCTGATCATGGCAGGCGAGGCAGCTCTCCATCGCCATTCGCGCTTCTTCCACGTGCTCGCCGCCATTGTTGCGGTTCGCCCAAAGCGTTCCCATCGCATGACGTACCGGGATTTCCCGGCGATGGCAATCGGTGCACTTCGCTTTTGTTTCGTGGCAGCTTAAGCACCGTCCGCCAAATGCCGCGTCTACAGCATGATTGAATCGAAATCCCACCGGATGTGGTGAATTTGTGAGTTTTGATCCGTTATGGCATTCGTCGCAGCTTTTCGGCTCGTGGCACACATTACATTCGGTGACTTTCATCGCCGCTTCGGTTCCATGCATCTGTTTCCAGTCGAACGATAAGTGTGATGCTGGTTTGCCGAAACCGCTTGGTATCCCCGCAGAAGTATGGCACTTCGCGCATTCATTTTTCTCTTGTACGTCGTGGCACTCGATACACTGAGCATGTCCCGGATTCATTCGAACACCGGGTTTGACTTCGACGGCTTTGCCGTGGCAGTCGGTACACTTCATCCCATTGTCTTCGACATGCAGTTTGTGCGTAAACTTTGTTGCGATGTACATATCGCTCGCGCTTTGCGCAGTAACAATGTAACCTGTTACCAGTAGTGTAATGATTGCAAGAATCAGATAGGCTGATAGCTTTTTCATTTGCCACCTCCGGTGGTGAACCGGAACTCGACGTTTGCTAAAGCGCGCTTATCGCTTGTGAGTTGCGGGGTCTTGTAATACTGATACTCAGCGCCGACAGTCATCCATTGCCATCGTTTCGGAGTGTAACGAGCGCCGGCGTTTGCAGTTACAATAGTTCCATCAGTGAGAGCTACTTCATCCCAACTGTATTCGGAAATCGAAGTGTTCATGTACGTTTGAACCATTGTGCCGAAGTTATAACGCAAGGCTGCCCATGGTCCCGCGGATTGGGATAAATCGCCATCTGATGCGCGATAACCGATTTGTCCGTATTCGGTCGTAATGACCGGACCTCCGCGCCAACTGGATGCGGATTCCGAGGCGATACCTGTACCTTCAATACCAATACCAAACTTTCCGGGAATTAAGAAATAGTTCAACTCGCCGCGCGCACGAAAACTGCTTTCCAACTCAAAATCTTGGAACCAAGAGTCAGCGGCAACCTCTGGATTGATCACACCAAGTTCCACCAAGAAACTGGAACGGGAATTATAATGTCGCTCGCGCCAATTTGCCATCCTCAGTAGTCCCGAACTGGGATTCAGTTGCACCGTTACGATATCGCTCCAATTTTTATTGTAGCGGGTGTACAACTGCACGCCAACTAAATTCCGGAATTCGTTGCCATCGCGTTTCTGATTGACGTAGGTAAGCCGCAATTGGCTGTTTTCGTGTTTCCAGAGTGGCTTCAATTGCCGAAATCGAAGCTCGGCGCCAAGGAATGGGGAGGAACCTCTCGCCATTTCAAACCGCCGGTTATCG
Protein-coding sequences here:
- a CDS encoding TolC family protein, coding for MRFLYLFCLILLVLPSIVSNAIAVEPNQRLHEYIEYAKTNHPEFRAMSAMIEAEQYRAKMSRGWMNPMFRVGLMNVPSKTLAVDEDPMTMLQASIMQKILLPGQTKRKTAIGNEKTRTREQELTADINTMSQMIRMAYFETAAAKAELAILEAGL
- a CDS encoding sodium-dependent transporter; the protein is MSKPRENWGSKIGIVLAVAGSAVGLGNFLRFPSEVVQNGGGAFMIPYFIAFLFLGIPIAFAEWTLGRYGGQYGRGSAPGVFDVVARKWWAKYLGIFGLFVPLVINFFYLVIESWCLAYSAFSLLGYYSPITNPADMKDLLTEFQGLAPAKQLPDLPWLYIFFFVTFGVNYWIVSRGIVSGIERLNKICMPLLFLLAGFLFVRVLTLGTPNPSLPDQNVANGLGFMWNPDFSALLNVDVWMAAAGQIFSTLSVGMGAILAYSSYLKKDDDVAHSALSSATTNEFAEVILAGTIIIPATFIFLGAVGAKEVAQSGSFNLGFVTMPLIFNQLPLGSVFGFMWFFLLTLAGITSSVSLIQPILTFMQDELHISRVRATIIIGALTLLVGFVLIQTIALGTIDEFNFWGGTFLPVVSALVMVWIFSWIFGAKEGWEELNRSSHIKIPRLFVSVIKYIKPLYLLVMLSLWVWKNVPIITMSAIADPKVWHTTIWTRIWLLLLIAILILAIYYAGRDYATSKPTSGKGNES
- a CDS encoding DUF1385 domain-containing protein, encoding MGKSVSNIRIFQRIAVLARLLRHACFLPFIALFRAIEEVSENTAQETSDKVTDPPIDEVEWTSAGMSCPVAPDQGDGLGVRKSNAVGGQAVIEGVMMRGSNHVATAVRAADGRIVCRLQDFPPISHKNPLFKKPIARGAGMLFETLKLGIGTLDWSAKIATYGETMDDKPPSLGEKILAKLSLPIGLIAGMALFLWLPYSVAKWTIGADGNQFLYHLVSNGMQMTLLVTYMWAISLSKEIRRVFEYHGAEHKGIATYEAGDPVQPVIMKTHTRFHPRCGTSFLLVLGLVTMIFFTMLDATLLLFGFVYPSAIVRVLMHLPFIPVVAGIGYEVLKWSDRKKNVRAVTMLIQPGLWLQRITTKEPDLDQLEVSAVSLRAAIQGKLQLTEQVVSETMFLETPAKA
- the rpmE gene encoding 50S ribosomal protein L31, translating into MKTTIHPNYQMSKVHCACGNEFMTRSTNTHGELKVDICSACHPFFTGQNKLVDTAGRVDKFMKKYGKVGQ
- a CDS encoding YbjN domain-containing protein, whose translation is MDNKHQTNTSSPLFEALQQFLDGSGLEYETIEANRGIRVAMELDNAQYSTLFLLGENNFIAVTVTPFRTPKSRRMRVIEMLNRINFDLAFGNFEMDREDGEIRFRAGFPHKHLPFPTEFWSPFVFMGFGMMNRFWPAIQAICWTNIPIEQALHDALDHQIHDERWQSDEPFPKDEAEGEE
- the rho gene encoding transcription termination factor Rho yields the protein MELAELKSLKISELNDIAKSLKIDDYSGMPRQDLIFKILERQTEKDGLIFANGVLEILPEGYGFLRSPTSNYLPGPDDIYVSPSQIKRFGLRKGHIVSGQIRPPKESERFFALLKVEAINFEAPEETRNKILFDNLTPVYPNERLKQEFEGCDITSRSIDLFTPVGKGQRSLIVSPPRAGKTIILQKIASSIARNHPEVLLIVLLIDERPEEVTDMQRTVRGEVISSTFDEKPERHIQIANMVIEKAKRLVEYGHDVVILLDSITRLARAHNAVAPHSGRVLSGGMDATALYEPKKFFGAARNIEEGGSLTIIATALIDTGSRMDEVIFEEFKGTGNNEIVLDRRMAELRIFPAIDLNKSGTRHEELLLSETELNRIWILRNMLGDLSPADAMRFLVDRMRGAKTNSDFLSSMGKS
- a CDS encoding bifunctional folylpolyglutamate synthase/dihydrofolate synthase; this translates as MSDYQENLNWLFQRHRFGMTRTLDTTRKLLAFFGNPQDQIPAVHVAGTNGKGSTCAIVSSILQVPGLRTGLYTSPHLVDWRERIRIDGVLVSEDLVATLLVSIRPLADSLQATFFEVTTALAFQVFRELRCDFNVIETGLGGTWDCTNVLHPVVAHLTRIDLDHTEILGNTRIEIARDKSGIWKPTSFATASKQTAPVEKYLKTRWQERKAKSLRLASETVKVTERKVIAPGSSVHSGQFVTVHPISDEAISELQNLPPLYLPLLGKHQLENLAGVFCILLGLREAGYKIEDEAIVDGLKSIAWDSRMQVHGTSPLTISDAAHNPAGAKALVKTLLEKYPLAPPSRYRIVLSLLAEKDIDGYLSELAQLNPIVYATTLEGSRGRSGTEIAHFCTKHGLEATAHSNPKDALSSAYNACYDQDTLVITGSHYLLGALLDVISGNK
- the murI gene encoding glutamate racemase; translated protein: MYYKNCTSLPIGVFDSGVGGLTVLAALRRKLPDESYIYLGDTARVPYGSKSATTVEGFALQIGAWLALQPVKAIVVACNTASAFALPKLREALPVPIFGVVQPGAAAAVSLAKTRIGVLATRGTIISKAYETAIQRIQPSMDVVSQAAPLLVPLVEEGELTSPIVRLAIENYLTMIRTKHCDTLLLGCTHYPLLKPILAEMLPDITIIDSAEATAAVVATELAVRQLRVDALCQDNEPQFTIAFTDTGGNTVEIAERFLGEPLPHIVTVTIEMLEAAAKQIFFTVRLVQ
- a CDS encoding cytochrome c family protein, whose product is MRKSVYAAAFAAMFLFVTTVSFAEEAAKAAPTMIGLKKCAMCHKGEAKGKIYESWMETGHAKAYSLLANEKSAEVMKKLNRTGSAQDDKECLSCHVTNMTLKDEGVSCESCHGAGSDYSPMKVMKDHAASVAAGMVEKPKEGCVKCHNEKSPTYKEFKLDEAWAKVAHGKAK